From one Lycium barbarum isolate Lr01 chromosome 6, ASM1917538v2, whole genome shotgun sequence genomic stretch:
- the LOC132645170 gene encoding UPF0603 protein At1g54780, chloroplastic, with protein METILSPPFSPLFNPKTSLSKPFLSLSHLPKSSSAKTICYSLRKQHSQVEKDSFSVPKSWVSHVQQGLAALAISLALNFCPVVSSGSALASEFDVLNEGPPKDSYVVDDAGVLSRVTKSDLKALLSDVEKRKGFHINFITVRKLTSKADAFEYADTVLEKWYPSVELGNDKGIVVLVTSQKEGAITGGPDFVKAVGDTVLDATVSENLPVLATEEKYNEAVSSTARRLVAAIDGLPDPGGPQVKDNKRESNFKSREETDEKRGQFTLVVGGLLVIAFVVPMAQYYAYVSKK; from the exons ATGGAAACCATTCTCTCCCCTCCTTTTTCTCCTCTTTTCAACCCCAAAACTTCCCTTTCAAAGCCTTTTCTTTCCCTTTCTCACTTACCCAAATCAAGTTCAGCTAAGACAATATGCTATAGCCTCAGAAAACAACATTCCCAGGTTGAAAAAGATTCTTTTTCAGTACCCAAAAGTTGGGTTTCTCATGTTCAGCAAGGACTAGCTGCTTTAGCTATTTCTTTAGCTCTCAATTTTTGTCCAGTTGTGTCATCTGGTTCTGCATTGGCATCTGAATTTGATGTTTTAAATGAAGGTCCTCCAAAAGactcatatgttgttgatgatgcTGGTGTTCTTAGCAGGGTGACAAAGTCTGATTTGAAGGCATTGTTGTCTGATGTGGAGAAAAGAAAAGGCTTCCACATTAATTTCATCACTGTCCGCAAACTCACT AGCAAAGCTGATGCTTTTGAGTATGCGGACACGGTTTTGGAAAAGTGGTACCCAAGTGTTGAACTAGGAAATGACAAGGGTATAGTGGTGCTCGTTACAAGTCAAAAGGAAGGCGCCATCACTGGTGGTCCTGATTTTGTTAAGGCTGTTGGAGATACTGTTCTTGATGCTACCGTCTCAGAGAACCTTCCAG TGTTGGCTACTGAAGAGAAGTACAATGAAGCAGTTTCAAGCACTGCCAGACGTCTTGTTGCTGCCATTGATGGCCTTCCTGATCCTGGTGGCCCTCAAGTCAAGGATAACAAAAGAGAGTCCAACTTCAAATCCAGAGAGGAAACAGATGAGAAAAGAGGACAATTCACACTTGTGGTTGGTGGGTTGTTAGTGATTGCTTTCGTTGTTCCTATGGCTCAATACTACGCATATGTTTCAAAGAAGTGA
- the LOC132645168 gene encoding kinesin-like protein KIN-1 → MSNMKVCVLFRPLNSKELSEFSDTVSVQGINSESFIIKDEKEQEFDFSFDRVFYQGSEQADIYEFLALPIVQGAVDAINGTIITYGQTGAGKTYSMEGPSIVDCESKKKGLLQRVVDGLFETIMNSDKPNKYTIKLSMVEIYMEKVRDLFDLSKDNIQIKESKVHGIILNGATEVAISNSAEALQSLSSGIANRAVGETQMNMSSSRSHCLYIFTVHQGPTKDKRTKFGKLILVDLAGSEKVEKTGAEGKILEEAKTINQSLTALGKVINAMTSSSTPGKPTHIPYRDSKLTRILQDALGGYSQTALLCCCSPSPSNSSESLSTLRFGARAKHIKASVHVSCKEDLDNTKDATVCTNANESRERILTKLRERMSAEDVQLLEDLFVLEGIFFDPNSVEEIEAAYKDVTSRTISSLHKAVEELSTVVEKMKRENAALKASLKASEEFCQHQLETRPLCLIL, encoded by the exons ATGTCCAATATGAAAGTTTGCGTGCTATTTAGACCTCTAAATTCGAAGGAACTATCTGAATTTAGCGATACCGTCTCTGTTCAAGGAATTAACTCTGAGTCCTTCATTATCAAG GATGAAAAGGAGCAGGAATTTGATTTTAGCTTTGATAGAGTTTTCTACCAAGGATCTGAACAAGCTGATATATATGAATTTCTAGCTTTGCCTATAGTCCAAG GTGCTGTAGATGCAATAAATGGTACCATTATCACTTACGGACAG ACAGGAGCAGGAAAGACATATAGCATGGAG GGGCCAAGCATTGTAGATTGTGAAAGCAAGAAGAAAGGACTATTGCAGAGAGTGGTGGATGGGCTTTTTGAGACCATAATGAATTCAGATAAACCAAACAAATACACAATCAAATTATCAATG GTAGAGATCTACATGGAGAAAGTAAG GGATCTCTTCGATTTATCGAAGGACAACATACAGATAAAAGAGAGCAAAGTACATGGAATAATTCTAAATGGAGCAACAGAA GTAGCTATATCCAACTCTGCAGAAGCATTGCAAAGCTTATCA AGTGGTATAGCTAATAGAGCAGTCGGAGAAACAC AAATGAATATGTCGAGCAGCAGAAGCCACTGCCTCTACATATTTACTGTCCACCAGGGTCCGACAAAGGATAAAAG GACCAAATTTGGAAAGCTGATACTCGTAGACTTGGCGGGGTCAGAAAAAGTTGAGAAGACTGGAGCTGAAGgtaaaattcttgaagaagcaaAGACCATCAATCAGTCCCTCACAGCACTTGGGAAAGTGATAAATGCTATGACTAGCAGCAGCACTCCAGGAAAACCAACTCATATTCCTTATCGTGATTCTAAGCTCACTCGGATCCTACAAGATGCTCTT GGTGGATACTCTCAGACTGCATTACTTTGCTGTTGCTCTCCAAGCCCTTCCAATTCTTCAGAGAGCCTCTCCACTCTGCGATTTGGTGCTAG AGCAAAGCATATAAAGGCATCAGTACATGTTAGCTGCAAGGAAGATCTAGACAATACTAAGGATGCAACCGTATGTACCAATGCAAATGAGTCCAGGGAGAGGATACTGACCAAG CTGAGAGAGAGAATGAGTGCCGAAGATGTCCAATTGCTGGAGGACTTATTTGTACTGGAGGGGATTTTCTTTGATCCCAATTCAGTTGAGGAGATAGAAGCTGCGTATAAAGATGTTACATCAAGGACAATCTCATCATTGCATAAAGCCGTGGAAGAGCTGAGTACAGTTGTGGAGAAG ATGAAGAGGGAGAATGCCGCTCTTAAGGCCAGCTTGAAAGCTTCTGAAGAGTTTTGTCAACATCAACTCGAAACAAGGCCGCTATGCTTGATTCTCTGA
- the LOC132645169 gene encoding GDSL esterase/lipase At1g54790: MASSTTCFIYILALFFICLPLANTIDFNYPAVFNFGDSNSDTGGLVAGVGDRLEPPNGQKYFKNPSGRFCDGRLIIDFLMDAMDLPFLNSYLDSVAAPSFRKGANFAAAGSTILPATASSVSPFSFGIQVAQFFRFKNRVLEVQAKSRKYDKYLPAKDFFQKGLYMFDIGQNDLAGGFYSKTLDQILASIPTILSEFEDGVKTLYDLGARNFWVHNTGPLGCLGQNIAKFGTDASKLDELGCVSSHNQAAKLLNLQLYALCKKLQGQYSDANITHVDIFSIKSNLIANNSKYGFAQPLMACCGYGGPPLNYDSRIACGQTKVLDGNNVTAKACNDSSEYINWDGIHYTETANQFVASQILTGKYSDPPFADKMPFLLKLKF, encoded by the exons ATGGCTTCTTCAACCACTTGTTTCATCTACATTCTTGCCCTCTTCTTCATCTGCTTGCCCCTGGCTAACACCATAGATTTCAATTACCCTGCTGTCTTCAACTTTGGTGATTCAAATTCTGACACAGGAGGCCTTGTTGCTGGTGTTGGCGATCGCTTGGAGCCACCTAATGGGCAAAAGTATTTCAAGAATCCATCTGGGAGGTTCTGTGATGGGCGACTAATCATCGATTTCTTGA TGGATGCAATGGACCTGCCATTCTTGAACTCCTATTTGGACTCCGTTGCTGCACCAAGTTTCAGAAAAGGAGCCAACTTTGCAGCTGCTGGTTCAACCATACTTCCTGCCACTGCATCATCTGTTAGCCCTTTTTCATTTGGGATTCAAGTTGCTCAGTTTTTCAGGTTCAAGAATCGGGTTCTGGAAGTTCAAGCTAAGT CCAGGAAATATGATAAGTATCTTCCAGCTAAAGATTTTTTTCAGAAAGGTCTATATATGTTCGATATAGGCCAGAATGATCTTGCTGGTGGATTTTACTCCAAGACATTGGATCAAATTCTAGCTTCAATTCCAACAATTCTTTCAGAATTTGAAGATGGTGTCAAG ACATTGTACGACCTAGGGGCCAGGAATTTCTGGGTTCATAACACAGGTCCTTTGGGGTGCCTAGGTCAGAATATAGCCAAATTTGGGACTGATGCATCAAAGTTGGATGAGCTAGGATGTGTTAGCTCACATAATCAAGCTGCAAAACTTTTGAACCTGCAGCTTTACGCCCTTTGCAAGAAGCTTCAGGGCCAGTATTCAGATGCAAATATCACTCATGTTGATATTTTCTCCATCAAGTCTAATCTCATAGCAAATAATTCCAAATATG GATTTGCACAGCCATTAATGGCTTGCTGTGGATATGGAGGACCTCCACTTAACTATGACAGCAGGATAGCCTGTGGCCAGACAAAGGTGTTGGACGGAAACAATGTCACGGCCAAAGCATGCAATGACAGTAGCGAATATATCAATTGGGATGGAATTCACTACACAGAAACTGCAAATCAGTTTGTAGCCTCACAAATTCTCACCGGAAAATACTCTGATCCACCTTTTGCAGACAAGATGCCTTTCCTTCTTAAACTAAAGTTCTGA